From one Brevibacterium sp. 'Marine' genomic stretch:
- a CDS encoding NADP-dependent isocitrate dehydrogenase, protein MAKIIYTRTDEAPLLATYSLKPIIEAFATSAGVEVETRDISLAARVLAQFSDRLPEDQQVGDALAELGDLAKTADANIIKLPNISASVPQLKATIAELQSQGYDLPAYPEEPSTDEEKDVRARYDKVKGSAVNPVLREGNSDRRAPQAVKNFAKAHPHSMGEWSKDSKTRVATMGSGDFRDNEKSVIIEADDTLSIRLRTAAGETTVLKESLPVLAGEIVDSTKMNAAALDEFVKDQIAAAKADGVLFSVHLKATMMKVSDPILFGKVIEAFFPDVFAEYGDVLAEAGLTSDNGLAAILAGLDTLPADAAAGVKAGIEKGLADGPDLAMVNSHKGITNLHVPSDVIVDASMPAMIRVGGKMWNKDDQTQDTLAVIPDSSYAGVYQTVIEDCQDKGAFDPRTMGTVPNVGLMAQKAEEYGSHDKTFEIPEAGTVEVVNSAGDVLMSHEVAAGDIWRACQTKDIPVRDWVKLAVTRARLSETPAVFWLDETRAHDRNIKAKVEEYLRDHDTEGLDIRIMNPVEATQFSIDRIREGKDTISVTGNVLRDYNTDLFPILELGTSAKMLSVVPLIAGGGLFETGAGGSAPKHVEQLVEENHLRWDSLGEFLALAESFRHEFNVHGNERAGVLADTLDAATGKFLEENKSPSRKVGEIDNRGSHFYLTLYWAQQLAEQTSDEALAEAIAPVAKALTEKEDAIVAELLEVQGSPVDLGGYYYPNDVKTETAMRPSATLNEIISSLSKTV, encoded by the coding sequence ATGGCTAAAATCATTTACACGCGCACGGATGAAGCGCCGCTTCTGGCGACGTATTCGCTCAAGCCGATCATCGAAGCCTTCGCCACGTCGGCCGGTGTCGAGGTTGAGACCAGGGACATCTCTCTCGCCGCACGCGTGCTGGCCCAGTTCAGCGACCGCCTGCCCGAAGACCAGCAGGTCGGCGACGCACTCGCGGAGCTGGGTGATCTCGCCAAGACCGCCGATGCCAACATCATCAAACTGCCCAACATCTCGGCATCCGTCCCGCAGCTGAAGGCGACGATCGCCGAGCTGCAGTCCCAGGGCTACGATCTGCCCGCCTACCCGGAAGAGCCTTCGACCGATGAGGAGAAGGACGTTCGGGCACGCTACGACAAGGTCAAGGGTTCGGCCGTCAACCCGGTGCTGCGTGAGGGCAACTCCGACCGTCGCGCTCCGCAGGCCGTGAAGAACTTCGCCAAAGCTCACCCGCATTCGATGGGCGAATGGTCGAAGGATTCGAAGACCCGCGTCGCCACCATGGGATCGGGAGACTTCCGCGACAACGAGAAGTCTGTGATCATCGAGGCCGATGACACCCTGTCGATCCGCCTGCGGACCGCCGCGGGAGAGACGACGGTCCTCAAGGAGTCCCTGCCCGTCCTGGCCGGCGAGATCGTCGATTCGACGAAGATGAACGCCGCCGCCCTCGACGAGTTCGTCAAGGATCAGATCGCCGCGGCCAAGGCCGACGGCGTCCTCTTCTCCGTCCACCTCAAGGCCACGATGATGAAGGTCTCCGACCCCATCCTCTTCGGCAAGGTCATCGAAGCCTTCTTCCCCGATGTCTTCGCCGAATACGGTGACGTCCTCGCCGAGGCTGGGCTGACCTCCGACAACGGGCTGGCCGCCATCCTCGCCGGACTCGACACCCTGCCTGCCGACGCAGCCGCCGGAGTCAAGGCCGGAATCGAGAAGGGCCTGGCAGACGGCCCCGACCTGGCCATGGTCAACTCGCACAAGGGCATCACGAACCTCCATGTGCCCTCCGACGTCATCGTCGATGCCTCCATGCCCGCGATGATCCGTGTCGGCGGCAAGATGTGGAACAAGGACGACCAGACCCAGGACACCCTGGCCGTCATCCCCGACTCCTCCTACGCCGGCGTCTACCAGACCGTCATCGAGGACTGCCAGGACAAGGGCGCCTTCGACCCGCGGACCATGGGCACCGTGCCCAATGTCGGTCTTATGGCGCAGAAGGCCGAAGAGTACGGCAGCCACGACAAGACCTTCGAGATCCCGGAGGCCGGAACCGTCGAGGTCGTCAACTCCGCCGGCGATGTGCTCATGAGCCACGAGGTCGCCGCCGGTGACATCTGGCGTGCCTGCCAGACGAAGGACATCCCCGTCCGCGACTGGGTCAAGCTCGCCGTCACTCGGGCCCGCCTGTCCGAGACCCCGGCCGTGTTCTGGCTCGATGAGACCCGCGCCCACGACCGCAACATCAAGGCGAAGGTCGAGGAGTACCTGCGTGACCACGACACAGAGGGCCTGGACATCCGCATCATGAACCCGGTGGAGGCCACTCAGTTCTCCATCGACCGCATCCGTGAGGGCAAGGACACCATCTCGGTGACCGGCAACGTGCTCCGCGACTACAACACCGACCTGTTCCCGATCCTCGAACTCGGCACCTCGGCGAAGATGCTCTCCGTGGTCCCGCTGATCGCGGGCGGTGGACTGTTCGAGACCGGTGCCGGCGGCTCGGCTCCGAAGCATGTCGAGCAGCTCGTCGAAGAGAACCACCTGCGGTGGGACTCCCTCGGTGAGTTCCTCGCCCTGGCAGAGTCCTTCCGCCACGAGTTCAACGTCCATGGAAACGAGCGGGCCGGTGTGCTGGCCGACACCCTCGACGCCGCGACCGGCAAGTTCCTCGAGGAGAACAAGTCGCCGTCGCGCAAGGTCGGCGAGATCGACAACCGCGGCAGCCACTTCTACCTCACTCTCTACTGGGCCCAGCAGCTGGCCGAGCAGACCTCGGACGAAGCCCTGGCCGAGGCCATCGCTCCCGTGGCGAAGGCACTGACCGAGAAGGAGGACGCCATCGTGGCCGAGCTCCTCGAGGTGCAGGGCAGCCCCGTCGATCTGGGAGGCTACTACTACCCGAACGACGTGAAGACCGAAACCGCCATGCGTCCTTCGGCCACGCTCAACGAGATCATCTCGTCGCTGAGCAAGACCGTCTGA
- the pdxT gene encoding pyridoxal 5'-phosphate synthase glutaminase subunit PdxT has product MRVGVLALQGAFREHLLMLGSLGVDTLKVTKSEHLAGLDALILPGGESTAMVRIAAGTDLFARLRERMSGGLPVFGTCAGLILLADRLSDDSLGGYDRLGGLDVTVARNAYGRQRESFTAPLAVRGLDEPVEGTFIRAPQILELGPGTEVLARHDDVPVLVRQGSVWGASFHPELGTDLRIHAEFLHHLGAAV; this is encoded by the coding sequence GTGAGAGTCGGCGTCCTCGCCCTCCAGGGAGCCTTCCGTGAGCATCTGCTCATGCTCGGCTCCCTGGGGGTCGACACCCTCAAGGTCACCAAGTCCGAACACCTCGCCGGCCTCGATGCGCTGATTCTGCCCGGCGGAGAGTCCACGGCCATGGTGCGCATCGCCGCCGGCACGGATCTCTTCGCGAGACTGCGCGAACGCATGTCAGGCGGTCTGCCGGTCTTCGGCACGTGTGCTGGGCTCATTCTCCTGGCCGACCGGCTCAGCGACGATTCGCTGGGCGGATACGACCGCCTCGGCGGCCTGGATGTCACCGTGGCCCGTAACGCCTACGGTCGACAACGCGAGTCCTTCACCGCTCCGCTGGCAGTACGTGGGCTGGACGAACCGGTCGAGGGCACATTCATTCGGGCCCCGCAGATCCTCGAACTCGGGCCCGGCACCGAGGTGCTCGCTCGTCATGACGATGTGCCCGTCCTCGTTCGGCAGGGTTCGGTGTGGGGAGCCAGCTTCCATCCTGAGCTGGGCACGGACCTGCGGATCCATGCAGAATTCCTCCACCACCTCGGTGCTGCTGTGTAA
- a CDS encoding lipopolysaccharide assembly protein LapA domain-containing protein, with amino-acid sequence MSTQDPRGDSQTPEELLAETDSVLGSDTPATGETAAVDKTREMSPHEQHEQTQPPAGHTGELPSTKAGSGMSAGMWISLILGAVIVVLLLIFILQNNVPAEFKYFGWQFELPLGVAMLFAAIGGILIAGIIGSVRIFVLGRKLKKINKALGR; translated from the coding sequence ATGAGTACTCAAGACCCGCGTGGCGATTCGCAGACGCCCGAAGAGCTCCTGGCCGAAACCGATTCAGTCCTCGGCAGCGATACTCCCGCGACGGGCGAGACCGCTGCGGTGGATAAGACTCGGGAGATGTCACCGCACGAGCAGCATGAACAGACGCAGCCTCCGGCGGGACACACCGGTGAGCTGCCGTCGACGAAGGCGGGGTCAGGAATGTCGGCGGGCATGTGGATCTCCCTCATCCTCGGCGCCGTCATCGTCGTCCTGCTGCTCATCTTCATTCTGCAGAACAACGTCCCGGCCGAGTTCAAGTACTTCGGCTGGCAGTTCGAACTGCCCCTGGGCGTGGCCATGCTCTTCGCTGCGATCGGGGGCATCCTCATCGCCGGGATCATCGGTTCGGTGCGGATCTTCGTCCTGGGCCGCAAACTGAAGAAGATCAACAAGGCCTTGGGCCGCTGA
- a CDS encoding helicase HerA-like domain-containing protein, translating into MTEQALQTLKDGYTFDGATLDLGVALDGEDPSKETPISIPLSMLNRHGLVAGATGTGKTVTLQVLAEQLSRAGVPVFASDIKGDLSGIGAAGVESDKLRKRLDAAGQDWQPKDNPTEFYTLGDSGLGTPLRATVTSFGPILLAKVLELNDTQESVLSLVFHYADQAGLALLDLSDLKAVLTFLTSDEGKADLEGIGGASKATVGVILRKISELAAQGGDVFFGEPEFDTADLLRTDDNGAGIVSVLELQKLSQSPALFSTFLMWLLADLFQDLPEVGDPDKPSLVFFFDEAHLLFADASKAFLQSVTQTVRLIRSKGVGIFFVTQTPKDVPEEVLAQLGSRIQHQLRAHTPNDAKALKATVQTFPKSDYDLEELLTSLGIGEAVVTVMDPDGAPTPVAPTRMRAPESKMGPMSEDEIKAAVAASPQREKYGTAIDNESAREILAERLEGGSEAHAEEQQSAPADKIDFPEEPGAGGKKPAKNDDENLFTQVVKSSAFKQFTRTAAREIARGIFGTSRRRR; encoded by the coding sequence ATGACTGAGCAGGCACTGCAGACACTCAAAGACGGATACACCTTCGATGGGGCGACCCTCGACCTGGGGGTCGCCCTCGACGGTGAGGACCCCTCGAAGGAGACTCCGATCTCCATCCCGTTGTCCATGCTCAATCGGCACGGACTGGTCGCCGGGGCCACGGGAACCGGAAAGACCGTGACTCTTCAGGTGCTCGCCGAACAGCTGTCCCGGGCGGGGGTGCCGGTCTTCGCCTCCGATATCAAGGGCGACCTGTCGGGCATCGGCGCTGCCGGTGTCGAATCCGACAAGCTGCGCAAGCGCCTCGATGCCGCCGGTCAGGACTGGCAGCCCAAGGACAATCCGACCGAGTTCTACACTCTCGGGGATTCGGGACTGGGCACTCCGCTGCGGGCGACGGTGACCTCGTTCGGTCCGATCCTGCTGGCCAAGGTGCTCGAACTCAACGACACTCAGGAATCCGTCCTCTCTCTGGTCTTCCACTATGCCGATCAGGCAGGATTGGCGCTGCTCGACCTCTCGGACCTCAAAGCCGTCCTCACCTTCCTCACCTCCGACGAGGGCAAGGCCGATCTCGAAGGCATCGGCGGAGCGTCGAAGGCCACCGTCGGCGTCATCCTGCGCAAGATCTCCGAACTCGCCGCTCAGGGCGGCGACGTGTTCTTCGGAGAACCGGAATTCGACACCGCCGATCTGCTGCGCACCGACGACAACGGTGCCGGAATCGTCTCCGTGCTCGAGCTGCAGAAGCTCAGTCAGTCGCCGGCACTGTTCTCCACGTTCCTCATGTGGCTGCTGGCCGACCTGTTCCAGGACCTGCCGGAGGTCGGCGACCCCGACAAGCCCTCCCTCGTGTTCTTCTTCGACGAGGCGCACCTGCTCTTCGCCGACGCGTCGAAGGCCTTCCTCCAGTCGGTGACGCAGACGGTGCGGCTCATCCGGTCGAAGGGTGTCGGCATCTTCTTCGTCACGCAGACGCCGAAGGATGTTCCAGAAGAGGTGCTCGCACAATTGGGTTCGCGCATTCAGCACCAGCTGCGGGCGCACACACCCAACGATGCCAAGGCACTCAAGGCAACTGTGCAGACCTTCCCGAAGTCCGACTACGACCTCGAAGAGCTGCTCACATCACTGGGCATCGGCGAAGCCGTGGTCACCGTCATGGACCCCGACGGCGCTCCGACTCCGGTGGCGCCGACACGGATGCGGGCTCCGGAGTCGAAGATGGGGCCGATGAGCGAAGACGAGATCAAAGCGGCTGTGGCGGCTTCGCCCCAGCGCGAGAAGTACGGCACCGCGATCGACAACGAATCTGCCCGCGAAATCCTCGCCGAACGCCTCGAAGGCGGTTCAGAAGCTCACGCCGAGGAACAGCAGTCCGCGCCGGCGGACAAGATCGACTTCCCGGAGGAGCCCGGTGCCGGCGGCAAGAAGCCGGCGAAGAACGACGACGAGAACCTGTTCACTCAGGTCGTGAAGTCCTCGGCGTTCAAACAGTTCACAAGGACCGCGGCACGCGAGATCGCGCGCGGAATCTTCGGCACGTCACGCCGTCGGCGCTGA
- a CDS encoding diacylglycerol kinase family protein, translating to MNELHTTRTPLAGQMTAADRPGSTPQSIAVGIILNPKHPATLRAYAELVPELRNVGAHYRSMTTSVERSGRWQAEQLIAWGADTIIILGGDGTIRATAAVLAEAGTPTFLIPTGTANVLSRHIGFRSSRHAIDLCVGTIASIIRVGDPPNLRNVPINTADFQTADGARHRTEFISLAGIGGDARAVAHHRSAPGLLGYAWGAARALFAADFTASTADTASMRDTASTRERTAGAGEATASGQVWSVMVSKVTRPAGPIAVFPEARIGAQTFSMLTVGPFPLSPIGRCRAWAGIAAACLRGKPDAHRLMNYRRTTETTVAVESPVPVQLDGDLIGDCLDLRVSAGEKTLLVSAPTA from the coding sequence ATGAACGAACTCCACACGACACGCACACCGTTGGCCGGCCAGATGACCGCGGCTGACCGACCGGGATCGACGCCGCAGAGCATCGCCGTAGGGATCATCCTCAACCCCAAACACCCGGCGACCCTGCGGGCGTATGCCGAGCTCGTGCCGGAACTGCGCAATGTCGGCGCACACTACCGAAGCATGACCACCAGCGTCGAACGCTCCGGTCGGTGGCAGGCCGAACAGCTCATCGCGTGGGGAGCCGACACCATCATCATCCTCGGTGGTGACGGCACCATCCGGGCGACGGCGGCGGTGCTCGCCGAGGCAGGGACTCCCACATTCCTCATTCCGACCGGGACCGCGAACGTGCTCAGCCGTCATATCGGCTTCCGATCCTCCCGACATGCAATCGACCTGTGCGTGGGTACTATCGCGTCGATCATCCGTGTCGGCGATCCGCCGAACCTCCGGAACGTTCCGATCAATACTGCCGATTTCCAGACGGCCGATGGCGCTCGACATCGCACCGAGTTCATCAGCCTCGCCGGCATCGGGGGAGACGCCCGGGCCGTGGCCCACCACCGCTCCGCTCCCGGACTGCTCGGCTACGCCTGGGGAGCCGCGCGAGCCCTCTTCGCCGCGGACTTCACCGCGAGTACGGCAGACACCGCAAGCATGAGGGACACCGCGAGCACACGGGAAAGAACCGCCGGCGCAGGGGAGGCAACCGCCTCGGGGCAGGTGTGGTCGGTGATGGTCTCGAAGGTGACCCGGCCTGCAGGACCCATCGCTGTGTTCCCCGAGGCGCGGATCGGTGCTCAGACCTTCTCCATGCTCACCGTCGGTCCGTTCCCGCTCTCACCCATCGGGCGGTGTCGAGCCTGGGCAGGAATCGCCGCAGCATGCCTGCGGGGCAAGCCGGACGCCCACCGGCTCATGAACTATCGTCGTACGACCGAGACGACAGTCGCGGTCGAATCACCGGTACCGGTACAACTCGACGGAGACCTCATCGGCGACTGCCTGGATCTGCGGGTGAGCGCCGGTGAGAAGACACTGCTGGTCTCAGCGCCGACGGCGTGA
- the pdxS gene encoding pyridoxal 5'-phosphate synthase lyase subunit PdxS: MTETQTLLNTGLAQMLKGGVIMDVVNAEQARIAEAAGASAVMALERVPADIRAQGGVARMSDPDLIDSIIGAVSIPVMAKARIGHFVEAQILETLGVDYIDESEVLSPADYVNHIDKSVFTVPFVCGATNLGEALRRIQEGASMIRSKGEAGTGDVSEAMRHLRTINSEIRALGAKSEDELYVAAKEIAAPYHLVKQVASLGRLPVVTFVAGGIATPADAAMMMQLGADGVFVGSGIFKSGNPEARAKAIVEATTHFDDSDAVARASRGLGDAMVGINVADVPAPHRLAERGW, encoded by the coding sequence ATGACCGAAACACAGACCCTGCTCAACACCGGACTGGCTCAGATGCTCAAGGGCGGCGTCATCATGGACGTCGTCAACGCAGAGCAGGCACGCATCGCCGAGGCGGCGGGAGCCTCCGCCGTGATGGCACTCGAACGCGTCCCCGCCGACATCCGCGCACAGGGTGGAGTCGCTCGGATGAGCGACCCCGACCTCATCGACTCGATCATCGGCGCCGTATCCATCCCGGTGATGGCCAAGGCCCGCATCGGACACTTCGTCGAGGCCCAGATCCTCGAGACCCTCGGTGTCGACTACATCGACGAATCCGAGGTCCTCTCCCCCGCCGACTATGTCAACCACATCGACAAGTCCGTCTTCACAGTGCCGTTCGTCTGTGGTGCGACCAACCTCGGTGAGGCACTGCGCCGCATCCAGGAGGGCGCATCGATGATCCGTTCGAAAGGCGAAGCGGGCACCGGCGACGTCTCGGAGGCGATGCGCCACCTGCGCACCATCAACTCCGAGATCCGTGCGCTGGGGGCGAAGAGCGAAGACGAGCTCTACGTCGCAGCCAAGGAGATCGCCGCTCCGTACCATCTGGTCAAGCAGGTCGCCAGCCTCGGCCGTCTGCCGGTCGTGACCTTCGTCGCCGGCGGCATCGCCACCCCGGCAGATGCGGCGATGATGATGCAGCTCGGTGCCGACGGCGTCTTCGTCGGCTCCGGCATCTTCAAGTCCGGCAACCCGGAGGCCCGTGCGAAGGCCATCGTCGAGGCGACCACGCACTTCGACGACTCGGACGCAGTGGCCAGGGCCTCACGCGGGCTCGGCGATGCGATGGTCGGCATCAACGTCGCCGATGTCCCCGCACCGCACCGCCTGGCCGAGCGCGGCTGGTGA
- a CDS encoding thymidine kinase produces the protein MAKLYFRYGAMNSGKSTALLQAAFNYEERGQRVLLAKPLIDTKGASQIVSRLGVTREVDFVIPADGDVERIYAEHADYVDHDALIESIDAPKIPVACLLIDEAQFLSPVQVDSLMRIATASSVPVMCYGIRTDFQTKAFPGSARLLEIAHTLEELKTICRCGRKAMFNGRLVDGAFIFDGDQVAIDGNSVTYESLCPSCYLEYSGGRLSTTDS, from the coding sequence GTGGCCAAACTCTACTTCCGGTACGGGGCGATGAATTCCGGCAAGTCGACCGCTCTTCTGCAGGCGGCTTTCAACTACGAGGAACGCGGCCAGCGCGTCCTGCTGGCCAAGCCGCTGATCGACACCAAAGGCGCATCGCAGATCGTGTCCCGATTGGGCGTCACCCGCGAGGTCGACTTCGTCATTCCCGCCGACGGTGACGTCGAACGGATCTATGCCGAACACGCCGACTACGTCGACCACGACGCCCTCATCGAGTCCATCGACGCCCCGAAGATCCCGGTCGCGTGCCTGCTCATCGACGAAGCGCAGTTCCTCAGCCCCGTCCAAGTGGACTCGCTCATGCGCATCGCGACCGCCTCCTCGGTGCCGGTGATGTGCTACGGAATCCGCACGGACTTCCAGACGAAGGCGTTCCCCGGTTCAGCGCGACTGCTCGAGATCGCACACACCCTCGAAGAGCTCAAGACGATCTGCCGCTGCGGACGCAAGGCCATGTTCAACGGCCGCCTCGTCGACGGAGCGTTCATCTTCGACGGCGATCAGGTCGCCATCGACGGCAATTCCGTGACCTATGAGTCACTGTGCCCGAGCTGTTATCTCGAGTACTCCGGCGGTAGGCTGTCAACGACAGACTCCTGA
- a CDS encoding winged helix DNA-binding domain-containing protein, producing MDAHQISAARLISQGLIGPPPESPTGSDLSPAGAVVEHLGCVQAQALGGALVSIALRSGPDVTDGVAAVRAAIDSGEIVRSWTQRGTIHLTTAKDIGWILGLTGARTMKSTAKRREHFGITDAMLDTAAELATAAIRERGPLTRFELLDAFAPIGAGDEYGHARYLITSLALQNIIVQAPMIEGKDDMKYVLTADWVPAPTELDTEAADHEWVRRFVTSHGPVTVDDATRWTGLPKTRMRKAIQAGIVAGEIVSSDIDGTEYVHAPDLEDRLAEWETAAQETMLLPGFDEIILGYKDRSATLDPAHERLVVPGGNGMFKNTVLTGTRARATWKRSPRKTGPRVLVDTFPGERVDLEAVETVSATHPAFV from the coding sequence ATGGACGCACATCAGATCTCGGCAGCCCGGCTGATCTCGCAGGGACTCATCGGACCTCCACCTGAGTCACCGACAGGATCCGACCTCTCACCTGCCGGAGCCGTCGTCGAGCATCTCGGCTGCGTCCAAGCCCAAGCCCTCGGCGGAGCACTGGTCTCCATCGCCCTGCGCTCAGGGCCGGATGTCACTGACGGTGTGGCTGCCGTCCGTGCCGCCATCGATTCCGGAGAGATCGTGCGTTCCTGGACCCAACGCGGCACCATCCACCTGACCACGGCCAAGGACATCGGATGGATCCTCGGCCTCACCGGGGCACGGACCATGAAATCCACGGCCAAGCGGCGTGAGCACTTCGGCATCACCGACGCCATGCTCGATACTGCAGCCGAACTCGCCACAGCAGCCATCCGGGAACGGGGACCGCTGACGCGCTTCGAACTGCTCGACGCATTCGCTCCCATCGGCGCCGGAGACGAATACGGCCACGCCCGGTACCTCATCACGTCCCTGGCACTGCAGAACATCATCGTCCAAGCCCCCATGATCGAGGGCAAGGACGATATGAAATACGTGCTCACCGCAGATTGGGTGCCTGCCCCCACGGAGTTGGACACCGAGGCGGCCGACCACGAATGGGTGAGACGCTTCGTCACCAGCCACGGCCCGGTCACGGTCGACGACGCGACACGCTGGACGGGACTGCCGAAGACGAGGATGAGAAAGGCCATTCAGGCCGGAATCGTTGCCGGTGAGATTGTGAGCTCCGACATCGACGGCACCGAATACGTGCACGCACCGGATCTGGAGGACCGGCTGGCCGAATGGGAGACTGCGGCGCAGGAGACCATGTTGCTGCCGGGATTCGACGAGATCATCCTCGGGTACAAGGATCGCAGCGCCACTCTCGACCCTGCCCACGAAAGACTCGTTGTGCCCGGAGGCAACGGAATGTTCAAGAACACAGTTCTGACCGGCACACGTGCGCGCGCCACGTGGAAGCGATCACCCCGCAAGACCGGTCCGCGAGTCCTTGTCGACACCTTCCCAGGGGAGAGAGTTGACCTCGAGGCCGTCGAAACGGTGAGCGCAACCCACCCGGCCTTCGTCTGA
- a CDS encoding PLP-dependent aminotransferase family protein — protein MVTKSRHGTRAEGIALPVNVDRRLPTPLPDQLTQELRRLISDGTLHPGDTVLSSRRLATHLGISRGSVETAYAQLAVEGFLIAAERSATRINPELPAASTPVPQRRSIPDSPRRRLRNYVDLRPGFGGDDPLREPAFRRAWRESLDLDPGPIDPLGQPRARWAIADYLRLTRGMAVDPDEIILTSGSRDGLRLLLSVGVSGSIAVENPGFPGLRQAMTDQHLVPLDMVGSSPAPADVGAAVVTPNHQFPHGTPMPVDQRARLLDWAARGDALLIEDDYDSEARFTRTVLPTLFDLASSTGSSAQVVHIGTFSALLTSAVSTGYVIARGPISERLMSMRAALGPAFSPILQMAIASYLGSGGLRRRISRGRRRLRAAEEVVSEIGPIPGLVHDGRTLVIETSQEQAATLLRELAERGILVASLARGWTGGDEVRHGLVIAHSNVEATVLREALGEVKTLLSRIQS, from the coding sequence ATGGTCACGAAATCGCGGCACGGCACCCGGGCCGAGGGCATCGCTCTGCCGGTGAACGTCGACAGGCGACTGCCGACTCCACTGCCGGATCAACTCACTCAGGAGCTGCGTCGTCTCATCTCGGACGGGACTCTGCACCCGGGGGACACGGTGCTGTCGAGCCGTCGTCTGGCCACACACTTGGGGATCTCCCGCGGCAGTGTGGAGACAGCGTACGCGCAGCTCGCCGTGGAGGGATTCCTCATCGCCGCCGAGCGTTCGGCGACGCGGATCAATCCCGAGCTGCCGGCCGCTTCGACACCTGTGCCTCAGCGCAGAAGCATCCCGGACTCGCCGAGGCGGCGCCTGCGCAACTATGTCGACCTGCGTCCGGGATTCGGCGGTGACGATCCTCTGCGTGAGCCGGCATTTCGCCGGGCGTGGCGGGAATCGCTCGACCTCGATCCAGGGCCGATCGATCCCTTGGGCCAGCCCCGTGCCCGGTGGGCGATCGCTGACTACCTGCGGCTGACGCGTGGAATGGCCGTCGATCCGGACGAGATCATCCTCACCAGCGGGTCTCGCGACGGTCTGCGTCTGCTGCTGAGCGTCGGCGTCTCCGGCTCCATCGCCGTGGAGAACCCCGGATTCCCCGGTCTGCGTCAGGCGATGACCGACCAGCATCTCGTGCCCCTGGACATGGTCGGTTCCTCGCCGGCGCCGGCCGATGTGGGTGCGGCCGTCGTGACACCGAATCATCAGTTCCCGCACGGAACGCCGATGCCGGTCGACCAGCGTGCGCGTCTGCTCGACTGGGCGGCGCGGGGTGATGCGCTCCTCATCGAGGACGACTACGACAGTGAGGCACGGTTCACCCGCACCGTGCTGCCGACCCTCTTCGATCTCGCCTCATCGACCGGCAGCAGCGCGCAGGTCGTCCACATAGGCACCTTCTCCGCTCTGCTGACCTCGGCCGTATCGACCGGGTACGTCATCGCTCGCGGACCGATCTCGGAGCGGCTCATGAGCATGCGTGCGGCTCTCGGGCCTGCGTTCTCACCGATTCTGCAGATGGCCATCGCCTCCTACCTCGGCTCCGGTGGGCTGCGCCGCCGCATCTCCCGCGGTCGGCGACGACTCCGGGCCGCCGAGGAGGTCGTGTCCGAGATCGGTCCGATCCCCGGTCTGGTCCATGACGGTCGCACGCTCGTCATCGAAACGTCTCAGGAACAGGCCGCGACACTGCTGCGTGAGCTGGCCGAGCGCGGCATCCTCGTCGCCTCTTTGGCCCGCGGCTGGACCGGCGGCGATGAAGTCAGGCACGGTCTGGTCATCGCGCATTCGAATGTCGAGGCAACTGTGCTGCGGGAGGCCTTGGGAGAGGTGAAGACCCTCTTGAGTAGGATTCAGTCATGA
- a CDS encoding 4'-phosphopantetheinyl transferase superfamily protein produces MAHHPSFTELRTDLPVTLVLADTSAEAAWARDDDSVLTEQERNYAKEFDAEAAATWSAGRVVLRHVLGAHLDQDPAAIEIRLDSAGKPRHDECEFSVSRSRRLVLVAVSDDPVGLDIEPIPERGVALEAMQLLHERERAELDELPDDDFAAGFVRVWARTEAFLKALSTGLARDPGLDYIGAGPHPNSPHPDVDIHDLEDGIPDGHIAAIAFNR; encoded by the coding sequence ATGGCGCACCACCCCAGCTTCACCGAACTGCGCACAGACCTTCCCGTCACCCTCGTCCTCGCCGATACCTCGGCGGAGGCGGCGTGGGCGCGCGATGACGATTCCGTGCTCACCGAGCAGGAACGCAACTATGCGAAGGAATTCGACGCCGAGGCGGCCGCCACCTGGTCTGCCGGTCGTGTCGTCCTCCGCCACGTCCTCGGAGCGCATCTGGATCAGGATCCCGCTGCGATCGAGATCCGCCTCGATTCGGCGGGCAAACCGCGCCACGACGAGTGCGAGTTCTCGGTGTCCCGGTCTCGTCGCCTCGTCCTCGTCGCCGTCTCCGACGATCCGGTCGGACTCGACATCGAACCGATCCCCGAGCGCGGGGTCGCCCTTGAGGCGATGCAGCTGCTTCACGAAAGAGAACGGGCTGAGCTCGACGAGCTGCCCGACGACGACTTCGCTGCCGGCTTCGTCCGCGTGTGGGCGCGGACCGAAGCCTTCCTCAAAGCACTGAGCACCGGCCTGGCTCGCGATCCGGGTCTCGACTACATCGGTGCCGGGCCGCACCCGAACTCACCGCACCCTGATGTCGACATCCACGATCTCGAGGACGGCATTCCGGACGGTCATATCGCGGCCATCGCGTTCAACCGCTGA